The Actinomadura sp. WMMB 499 genome includes a window with the following:
- a CDS encoding TetR/AcrR family transcriptional regulator: MTDGEGTDVRPVRESAVERRILAAALRLFAERGFDGTSVQGIVEAAAVTKGALYHYFDSKDDLLYEIYHSLIARQLADLDGVLAERLPPREAVRAVLAGLIRSTAEHIDEAKVFSREMHRLDHVRMRSVRAERRRYHVTFRGIVEQGQRAGVFARTTPAETVTIVALGMVNQMPSWWRADGPKSAEALAAEVAAFVLAALEKGDTEKGDAVDGDAVDGGAGGPDGGSGAQSLAG, from the coding sequence GTGACCGACGGCGAAGGGACGGACGTCCGGCCCGTGCGGGAGAGCGCGGTGGAGCGGCGGATCCTCGCCGCGGCGCTGCGGCTGTTCGCCGAGCGCGGCTTCGACGGCACGTCGGTGCAGGGCATCGTGGAGGCGGCGGCGGTCACCAAGGGCGCCCTCTACCACTACTTCGACTCCAAGGACGACCTGCTCTACGAGATCTACCATTCGCTGATCGCCCGCCAGCTCGCCGACCTCGACGGCGTGCTGGCCGAGCGGCTCCCGCCGCGCGAGGCCGTCCGCGCGGTCCTGGCCGGGCTGATCCGCAGCACCGCCGAGCATATCGACGAGGCGAAGGTGTTCTCCCGCGAGATGCACCGGCTCGACCATGTCCGGATGCGGTCGGTGCGGGCCGAGCGGCGCCGCTACCACGTGACGTTCCGCGGCATCGTCGAGCAGGGGCAGCGCGCGGGCGTGTTCGCGCGCACCACCCCCGCCGAGACCGTCACGATCGTCGCGCTGGGCATGGTCAACCAGATGCCGTCGTGGTGGCGGGCGGACGGCCCGAAGTCCGCCGAGGCGCTCGCCGCCGAGGTCGCCGCGTTCGTCCTCGCCGCCCTGGAGAAAGGCGACACCGAGAAAGGCGATGCCGTGGACGGGGACGCCGTGGACGGGGGCGCCGGGGGCCCGGACGGGGGGAGCGGGGCTCAGTCCCTCGCGGGCTGA
- a CDS encoding phosphotriesterase, with product MAEVQTVRGPVETDALGRTFMHEHVFVLSTEHVENYGAGDWWDEDEKADDAVRKLRQLVERGITTIADPTVWGLGRYIPRIARIAERVPELNIIAATGIYTYNDLPFQFHHRGPGTLLGGPEPMIADFVRDLTQGIGDTGVRAAFLKCAVDRPGLTPGVERVLRAVAGAHRETGAPITVHTESSTFSGREVVRVLREEGADLSKVVIGHAGDSNDLDYLSELADTGAILGMDRFGLDVINSTADRVSTVVAMCERGYADRMVLSHDASCFIDWFGPDPELLRGMAPNWNYRHISDDVLPTLRARGVTGEQLDQMLVANPRRYFSR from the coding sequence GTGGCCGAAGTCCAGACCGTCCGAGGACCCGTCGAGACCGATGCGCTCGGCCGCACGTTCATGCACGAGCACGTGTTCGTGCTGAGCACCGAGCACGTCGAGAACTACGGTGCCGGCGACTGGTGGGACGAGGACGAGAAGGCCGACGACGCCGTCCGCAAGCTGCGGCAGCTCGTCGAGCGCGGCATCACCACGATCGCGGACCCGACCGTGTGGGGCCTCGGCCGCTACATCCCGCGGATCGCGCGGATCGCCGAGCGGGTGCCCGAGCTCAACATCATCGCCGCGACCGGCATCTACACCTACAACGACCTGCCGTTCCAGTTCCACCACCGGGGCCCGGGCACGCTGCTCGGCGGACCCGAGCCGATGATCGCCGACTTCGTCCGGGACCTGACGCAGGGCATCGGCGACACCGGGGTGCGGGCCGCGTTCCTCAAGTGCGCCGTCGACCGCCCCGGCCTCACCCCCGGCGTCGAGCGGGTGCTGCGCGCCGTCGCGGGCGCGCACCGCGAGACGGGCGCGCCGATCACCGTCCACACCGAGAGCTCCACCTTCTCCGGGCGCGAGGTGGTGCGGGTGCTCCGCGAGGAGGGCGCCGACCTGTCGAAGGTCGTGATCGGGCACGCGGGCGACAGCAACGACCTCGACTACCTGAGCGAGCTCGCCGACACCGGCGCGATCCTCGGCATGGACCGGTTCGGCCTCGACGTGATCAACTCGACCGCCGACCGGGTGAGCACGGTCGTCGCGATGTGCGAGCGCGGCTACGCCGACCGGATGGTGCTGAGCCACGACGCCAGCTGCTTCATCGACTGGTTCGGTCCCGACCCCGAACTGCTGCGGGGCATGGCGCCGAACTGGAACTACCGGCACATCAGCGACGACGTCCTGCCCACGCTGCGCGCCCGCGGCGTCACCGGCGAGCAACTCGACCAGATGCTCGTCGCCAACCCCCGCCGATACTTCTCCCGCTGA
- a CDS encoding S1C family serine protease, giving the protein MSELPGRPGFRTVLPLVLVALLTLLAPSCRLPGDETDNAVPPPVTATEVAPERTDFSGRQPGVVNITSMRGLESTRAAGTGIVLDASGFVLTNSHVIQGSTGIEGTDTDTDRTYRARVIGYDTSQDIAVIRLTGASGLPAARFAPVSTVGIGDPVTAVGNAGGDGGEPSVVTGHVTALGQSVTARDDSDGSVERLAGMIEVSAPIKPGDSGGPLLNSAGRVIGVNTAASTALPERSPDGRERPRGYAIPADRALEIAAQIRRGEASATVHIGETAMLGVMVRDNGTEPGARVVEIVPGSPAQRAGIPVDAAIVTFGGQGVDSPSTLTGLMLRRHPGDVVRIEWAMPGGGIAAADVRLAKGPPQ; this is encoded by the coding sequence GTGAGCGAACTTCCCGGTCGTCCCGGTTTCCGTACCGTGCTGCCGCTGGTTCTGGTCGCACTGCTGACCCTGCTCGCCCCCTCCTGCCGGCTGCCGGGCGACGAGACCGACAACGCCGTCCCGCCGCCCGTCACGGCGACGGAGGTCGCCCCGGAGCGGACGGACTTCAGCGGGCGGCAGCCGGGCGTCGTCAATATCACCTCCATGCGGGGCCTGGAGAGCACCCGGGCCGCCGGGACGGGCATCGTGCTGGACGCGTCCGGGTTCGTGCTGACCAACAGCCACGTCATCCAGGGCTCCACCGGCATAGAGGGCACCGACACCGACACCGACCGCACCTACCGGGCGCGGGTCATCGGGTACGACACATCGCAGGACATCGCCGTCATCCGGCTGACCGGCGCGTCCGGGCTCCCGGCGGCGCGGTTCGCGCCGGTGTCCACCGTCGGGATCGGCGACCCGGTCACCGCCGTCGGCAACGCGGGCGGCGACGGCGGCGAGCCGAGCGTGGTCACCGGGCACGTCACCGCGCTCGGCCAGTCCGTCACCGCCCGCGACGACAGCGACGGCAGCGTCGAGCGGCTCGCCGGGATGATCGAGGTGAGCGCGCCGATCAAGCCGGGCGACTCCGGCGGGCCGCTGCTGAACTCCGCCGGACGGGTGATCGGGGTCAACACGGCGGCCTCGACGGCGCTGCCGGAGCGGTCGCCGGACGGGCGGGAGAGGCCGCGCGGCTACGCGATCCCCGCCGACCGGGCGCTGGAGATCGCCGCGCAGATCCGGCGCGGCGAGGCGTCCGCGACCGTGCACATCGGCGAGACGGCGATGCTGGGCGTGATGGTGCGCGACAACGGGACGGAGCCGGGCGCCCGCGTCGTCGAGATCGTCCCCGGCAGCCCCGCCCAGCGGGCGGGGATCCCGGTGGACGCGGCGATCGTCACGTTCGGCGGCCAGGGCGTCGACTCGCCCTCGACGCTGACCGGGCTGATGCTGCGCCGGCACCCCGGCGACGTCGTCCGGATCGAGTGGGCGATGCCGGGCGGCGGGATCGCGGCCGCCGACGTCCGGCTGGCGAAGGGACCGCCGCAGTGA
- a CDS encoding FdhF/YdeP family oxidoreductase, which translates to MSRKAPTGDFDDAGLQVSKPKTWAAGVPGVAAALRDSYEQMGVGRTALTLLRVNQKQGFDCPGCAWPEGDKRHVAEFCENGAKAVAEEATTRRITREFFAAHPIDELGERSDHWLGQQGRLTEPMVKRPGSTHYEPVSWDDAFALLASELTSLDSPDEAVFYTSGRTSNEAAFAYQLFAREFGTNNMPDCSNMCHESSGSALTETLGVGKGSVTLDDLHEADLIFVVGQNPGTNHPRMLSALERAKKDGARIIAVNPLPEAGLMRFKNPQRPSGVTGQGTALADRFLQIRLNGDLALFQALDRLLLESTEPDALDRGFLEAHTHGFEAFEKHVRGLDWDDVLEATGLTRGEIEATARDVLASRRIVVCWAMGLTQHRNSVPTIREVVNFLLLRGNVGRPGAGVCPVRGHSNVQGDRTMGIYEKPAPAFLDALGAEFGFEPPREHGLDTVDAIRAMRDGAAKVFLGMGGNFVRATPDSAVTEAALRNCRLTAHVSTKLNRSHAVTGEYALILPTLGRTERDVQESGPQFVTVEDSMGMVHASRGRLAPASGDLLSEVAIVCRLARAALPGSVVGWAAMERDYDVVRDHVSRVVPGFDDFNARVREPGGFVLPHAPRDERRFPTATGKANLTVNELEVLRVPEGRLLLQTVRSHDQYNTTVYGLDDRYRGIKAGRRVVFVNPADLASLGLADGAVVDLVSEWSDGSERRAPSFRIVGYPTAPGCAAAYFPETNVLVPLDSTAEISNTPTSKSVIVRLEPRAD; encoded by the coding sequence ATGAGCCGCAAGGCCCCCACCGGCGACTTCGATGACGCCGGGCTGCAGGTGTCGAAGCCGAAGACGTGGGCGGCGGGCGTGCCGGGGGTGGCGGCCGCGCTGCGCGACTCCTACGAGCAGATGGGCGTCGGGCGGACGGCGCTGACGCTGCTGCGCGTCAACCAGAAGCAGGGCTTCGACTGCCCCGGCTGCGCCTGGCCGGAGGGCGACAAGCGGCACGTCGCGGAGTTCTGCGAGAACGGCGCGAAGGCCGTCGCCGAGGAGGCCACGACCCGCCGGATCACCCGCGAGTTCTTCGCCGCGCACCCGATCGACGAACTGGGCGAGCGGTCCGACCACTGGCTCGGCCAGCAGGGCAGGCTGACCGAGCCGATGGTCAAGCGGCCGGGATCCACCCATTACGAGCCTGTGAGCTGGGACGACGCGTTCGCGCTGCTCGCGTCCGAGCTGACCTCCCTCGACTCCCCCGACGAGGCCGTCTTCTACACCTCGGGACGGACGAGCAACGAGGCGGCGTTCGCCTACCAGCTGTTCGCCCGCGAGTTCGGCACCAACAACATGCCCGACTGCAGCAACATGTGCCACGAGTCGTCCGGTTCGGCGCTGACCGAGACGCTCGGCGTCGGCAAGGGCTCGGTGACGCTGGACGACCTGCACGAGGCCGACCTGATCTTCGTCGTCGGGCAGAACCCCGGCACGAACCACCCGCGGATGCTGTCGGCCCTGGAACGGGCCAAGAAGGACGGCGCGCGGATCATCGCCGTGAACCCGCTGCCGGAGGCGGGGCTGATGCGGTTCAAGAACCCGCAGCGGCCGTCCGGCGTCACCGGGCAGGGCACCGCGCTCGCCGACCGCTTCCTGCAGATCCGCCTGAACGGCGACCTCGCCCTGTTCCAGGCGCTCGACCGGCTGCTCCTGGAGTCGACCGAGCCGGACGCGCTCGACCGCGGGTTCCTCGAGGCGCACACCCACGGGTTCGAGGCGTTCGAGAAGCACGTCCGGGGCCTGGACTGGGACGACGTCCTGGAGGCCACCGGGCTCACCCGCGGGGAGATCGAGGCGACCGCCCGGGACGTCCTGGCGTCCCGGCGGATCGTGGTGTGCTGGGCGATGGGCCTGACCCAGCACCGCAACTCGGTGCCGACGATCCGCGAGGTCGTCAACTTCCTGCTGCTGCGCGGCAACGTGGGCCGCCCCGGCGCGGGCGTCTGCCCCGTCCGCGGGCACTCCAACGTGCAGGGCGACCGCACGATGGGCATCTACGAGAAGCCCGCGCCCGCCTTCCTGGACGCGCTCGGCGCCGAGTTCGGGTTCGAGCCGCCGCGCGAGCACGGCCTCGACACCGTCGACGCGATCCGCGCGATGCGGGACGGCGCGGCGAAGGTGTTCCTCGGGATGGGCGGCAACTTCGTGCGCGCCACGCCCGACTCGGCCGTCACCGAGGCGGCGCTGCGGAACTGCCGGCTGACCGCGCACGTGTCGACCAAGCTGAACCGCTCGCACGCGGTGACCGGCGAGTACGCGCTGATCCTGCCGACGCTCGGCCGCACCGAACGCGACGTCCAGGAGTCCGGTCCGCAGTTCGTCACGGTCGAGGACTCGATGGGCATGGTGCACGCGTCCCGCGGCCGCCTCGCCCCCGCGTCCGGGGACCTGCTGTCGGAGGTCGCGATCGTCTGCCGGCTGGCCCGCGCCGCGCTCCCCGGCTCGGTCGTCGGCTGGGCGGCGATGGAGCGGGACTACGACGTGGTCCGCGACCACGTGTCCCGGGTGGTGCCCGGTTTCGACGACTTCAACGCCCGCGTGCGCGAACCGGGCGGGTTCGTCCTGCCGCACGCGCCGCGCGACGAGCGCCGCTTCCCGACCGCGACCGGCAAGGCGAACCTGACCGTCAACGAGCTGGAGGTGCTGCGGGTCCCGGAGGGGCGGCTGCTGCTGCAGACCGTCCGCAGCCACGACCAGTACAACACCACCGTCTACGGGCTGGACGACCGCTACCGGGGCATCAAGGCCGGGCGCCGCGTCGTGTTCGTCAACCCCGCCGACCTGGCCTCGCTGGGCCTCGCCGACGGCGCCGTGGTCGACCTGGTGTCGGAGTGGTCCGACGGCTCGGAACGGCGCGCGCCGTCCTTCCGGATCGTCGGCTACCCGACCGCGCCCGGCTGCGCGGCGGCCTACTTCCCGGAGACGAACGTCCTGGTCCCGCTCGACAGCACGGCCGAGATCAGCAACACGCCGACGTCGAAGTCGGTGATCGTCCGGCTGGAGCCGCGCGCGGATTGA
- a CDS encoding DUF1707 domain-containing protein, with the protein MTNLPEHAGPSGTPEMRASDADRDRVAQVLRDAAGDGRLTLAELDERLDAVYAAKTYAELRPLTRDLPAAGTDPVPPPAGGVDYRPVDDAPTWKTGIGVLSGFRRSGVWNAPASFFTFAFWGGGKIDLREARFAGGEMTIHAWAIMGGVEVVVPDDLAVHVRGLGIMGGFDGRASGPGDPGAPKVVVKGFAFWGGVDVKRRARKGRKRKKDREQLEE; encoded by the coding sequence ATGACGAACCTTCCCGAGCACGCCGGGCCGTCCGGGACCCCCGAGATGCGCGCGTCCGACGCCGATCGGGACCGGGTGGCGCAGGTCCTGCGGGACGCGGCGGGCGACGGTCGGCTCACGCTCGCCGAGCTCGACGAGCGGCTCGACGCGGTGTACGCGGCCAAGACCTACGCGGAGCTGCGGCCCCTCACCCGGGATCTGCCCGCGGCGGGCACGGACCCGGTCCCGCCGCCCGCGGGCGGCGTGGACTACCGCCCGGTGGACGATGCCCCCACGTGGAAGACCGGCATCGGCGTCCTGAGCGGGTTCCGCCGGTCCGGCGTGTGGAACGCGCCCGCGTCGTTCTTCACGTTCGCGTTCTGGGGCGGCGGCAAGATCGACCTGCGGGAGGCGCGGTTCGCCGGGGGCGAGATGACGATCCACGCGTGGGCGATCATGGGCGGCGTCGAGGTGGTCGTGCCCGACGACCTCGCCGTGCACGTCCGCGGCCTCGGCATCATGGGCGGGTTCGACGGGCGCGCGAGCGGCCCGGGCGATCCCGGCGCGCCCAAGGTCGTCGTCAAGGGCTTCGCTTTCTGGGGCGGCGTGGACGTCAAGCGCCGGGCCCGCAAGGGCAGGAAGAGGAAGAAGGACCGCGAGCAGCTCGAGGAGTAG
- a CDS encoding TetR/AcrR family transcriptional regulator, which translates to MTVRKDVEARDRILRAAARLLAESGGEPVSTRAICGAAGVGAPTLYHHFGDKQGLLDAVAAHGFEQYLTSKRAQPHTGDPIEDLRRGWELHVEFGLSNPELYTLMYGTSRRPPAAAEAHEILLGLVGAIARAGRLRVPVEAAARMMHAAGTGVVLALIAGEGDAELPVRTREALFTALIVPAGPEDGTSGTAAGGHDGGAAALAIGLRAALAAEPAPGLTATENALLGEWLDRIAAGRPGGG; encoded by the coding sequence GTGACTGTGCGGAAGGACGTGGAGGCCCGGGATCGGATCCTGCGGGCCGCCGCGCGGCTGCTCGCCGAGTCGGGCGGCGAGCCCGTCTCGACCCGCGCGATCTGCGGTGCCGCGGGGGTCGGGGCCCCGACCCTGTACCACCACTTCGGCGACAAGCAGGGGCTGCTGGACGCGGTCGCGGCGCACGGGTTCGAGCAGTACCTGACGAGCAAGCGCGCCCAGCCCCACACCGGCGACCCGATCGAGGACCTGCGCCGCGGCTGGGAACTGCACGTCGAGTTCGGCCTGTCGAACCCGGAGCTTTACACGCTCATGTACGGGACGTCCCGCCGCCCGCCCGCCGCCGCCGAGGCGCACGAGATCCTGCTCGGCCTCGTCGGCGCCATCGCCCGCGCGGGGCGGCTGCGGGTGCCGGTGGAGGCGGCCGCGCGGATGATGCACGCCGCCGGCACCGGGGTCGTGCTCGCGCTGATCGCGGGGGAGGGCGACGCCGAACTGCCGGTGCGCACCCGGGAGGCGCTGTTCACCGCGCTGATCGTGCCCGCCGGGCCCGAGGACGGGACGTCCGGGACGGCCGCCGGGGGGCACGACGGGGGAGCCGCGGCACTCGCCATCGGGCTGCGCGCCGCGCTCGCCGCCGAGCCCGCGCCCGGCCTCACCGCGACCGAGAACGCGCTGCTCGGGGAGTGGCTGGACCGGATCGCCGCCGGCCGTCCCGGCGGCGGGTGA
- a CDS encoding alcohol dehydrogenase catalytic domain-containing protein has translation MRATTSRSAVLTAPGKPLEIVERDVPAPGPGEILVRVTACGMCFSEVNHLHDHYPFGTFPTVPGHEITGVVEALGDGVDWPAPGTPVGAAWIYDSCGRCDNCVRGDQILCTGGPKHVTGVNHDGGYGEYFLARAGFVTPLPEGLDPVAAAPLMCAGVTAFNGLRQGGAGAGSKVAVLGTGGVGTLAVRFAAAIGARVAVVSRSRRSEAQARALGAELYVATEEQDPAEALTAWGGADLIMNTAPSTATALAAFGGLRPDGTLLFLGFDGAEASVPPVALVLHRQRVMGSPSGSPHDLRDTLAFAVAHGIVPDVAPITLDEAPDVLAAMDAGTHRGRAVISFDRS, from the coding sequence ATGCGCGCCACCACCAGCCGCAGTGCGGTGCTCACCGCACCCGGCAAGCCCCTGGAGATCGTCGAGCGCGACGTCCCCGCGCCCGGCCCCGGCGAGATCCTCGTCCGGGTCACCGCCTGCGGGATGTGCTTCTCCGAGGTCAACCACCTGCACGACCACTACCCGTTCGGAACGTTCCCGACCGTGCCCGGCCACGAGATCACCGGCGTCGTCGAGGCGCTCGGCGACGGGGTCGACTGGCCCGCGCCCGGCACCCCCGTCGGCGCCGCCTGGATCTACGACTCGTGCGGACGCTGCGACAACTGCGTCCGCGGCGACCAGATCCTGTGCACGGGCGGGCCGAAGCACGTCACGGGCGTCAACCACGACGGCGGGTACGGCGAGTACTTCCTCGCCCGCGCCGGGTTCGTCACCCCGCTCCCGGAGGGCCTCGACCCGGTGGCCGCCGCGCCGCTGATGTGCGCCGGGGTCACCGCGTTCAACGGGCTCCGCCAGGGCGGCGCCGGCGCCGGGTCGAAGGTCGCCGTGCTCGGCACGGGCGGCGTCGGGACGCTCGCCGTCCGGTTCGCGGCGGCGATCGGCGCCCGCGTCGCCGTCGTGTCCCGCTCGCGGCGGTCGGAGGCGCAGGCCCGCGCGCTCGGCGCAGAGCTCTACGTGGCGACCGAGGAGCAGGACCCGGCGGAGGCCCTGACGGCATGGGGCGGCGCCGACCTGATCATGAACACCGCGCCGAGCACGGCCACCGCGCTGGCCGCGTTCGGCGGCCTGCGCCCGGACGGCACCCTGCTGTTCCTCGGCTTCGACGGCGCCGAGGCGTCGGTGCCGCCGGTCGCGCTCGTCCTGCACCGGCAGCGGGTGATGGGCAGCCCGTCCGGGTCCCCGCACGACCTGCGCGACACCCTCGCGTTCGCCGTCGCGCACGGGATCGTCCCGGACGTCGCCCCGATCACGCTGGACGAGGCACCGGACGTGCTCGCGGCGATGGACGCGGGCACGCACCGGGGCCGCGCGGTGATCTCCTTCGACCGGTCCTGA
- a CDS encoding amidase produces MTDPADLTAADLIDGYRAGTLSPVEAASAVLARIERDDPRINAFCLVDPDTTLAMARASAERWRRGTTLGPLDGVPVSIKDVLLTEGWPTLRGSTTIDPSGPWTEDAPSVARLREQGAVFAGKTTTPEFAWKGVTDSPLTGVTRNPVDPSRTAGGSSGGAAAAVAAGMAPLALGTDGGGSVRIPASFTGTFTIKPTYGRIPHYPASPFGTLAHVGPMTNTVEDAALLLDAVCGPDARDWSALAPPDAPFAVRTAAVPGPGDLTGLRVAYSPTLGFARVDPEVAALVAAAVETFAELGAKVEEADPGFEDPVEEFEVLWFAGAAKVVEHLTPERFAALDPALRENCERGARYSALDYLAATARRMELGRLMGLFHQRYDLLLTPTMPIPAFEAGVDAPAGSPSPRWTGWTPFTYPFNMTQQPAASLPCGTTAAGLPVGLQVVGARHADALVMNACRAFETARPWRP; encoded by the coding sequence ATGACGGATCCGGCCGACCTGACCGCCGCCGACCTGATCGACGGATACCGGGCCGGGACGCTGTCCCCGGTGGAGGCGGCGTCGGCCGTCCTCGCCCGGATCGAGCGGGACGACCCGCGGATCAACGCGTTCTGCCTGGTGGACCCCGACACGACCCTCGCGATGGCGCGGGCCTCCGCCGAGCGGTGGCGGCGCGGCACCACGCTCGGCCCGCTGGACGGCGTGCCCGTCTCGATCAAGGACGTCCTGCTCACCGAGGGCTGGCCCACGCTGCGCGGCTCGACGACGATCGACCCGTCCGGCCCGTGGACCGAGGACGCCCCGTCCGTGGCGCGGCTGCGCGAGCAGGGCGCGGTGTTCGCGGGGAAGACCACCACGCCCGAGTTCGCGTGGAAGGGCGTCACGGACTCGCCGCTGACCGGCGTCACCCGCAACCCGGTCGACCCGTCCCGGACGGCCGGGGGGTCGTCCGGCGGCGCGGCGGCGGCCGTCGCGGCGGGCATGGCGCCGCTCGCGCTCGGCACCGACGGCGGCGGCTCGGTGCGCATCCCGGCGAGCTTCACCGGCACGTTCACGATCAAGCCCACGTACGGGCGGATCCCGCACTATCCGGCGAGCCCGTTCGGCACCCTCGCGCACGTCGGCCCGATGACCAACACCGTCGAGGACGCGGCGCTGCTGCTGGACGCGGTGTGCGGGCCGGACGCCCGCGACTGGTCGGCGCTCGCGCCGCCGGACGCGCCGTTCGCCGTCCGCACCGCCGCCGTCCCCGGCCCCGGCGACCTGACCGGCCTCCGCGTGGCCTACAGCCCGACGCTCGGGTTCGCGAGGGTCGATCCGGAGGTCGCGGCGCTGGTCGCGGCGGCCGTCGAGACGTTCGCGGAGCTGGGCGCGAAGGTCGAGGAGGCCGATCCCGGGTTCGAGGACCCGGTCGAGGAGTTCGAGGTGCTGTGGTTCGCCGGGGCCGCCAAGGTCGTCGAGCACCTGACGCCCGAGCGGTTCGCCGCGCTGGACCCGGCCCTGCGGGAGAACTGCGAGCGCGGCGCCCGGTACTCGGCGCTGGACTACCTCGCCGCGACCGCCCGCCGGATGGAGCTCGGCCGCCTCATGGGCCTGTTCCACCAGCGCTACGACCTGCTGCTGACCCCGACGATGCCGATCCCGGCGTTCGAGGCGGGCGTCGACGCCCCGGCCGGGTCGCCGTCCCCGCGCTGGACGGGCTGGACGCCGTTCACGTATCCGTTCAACATGACGCAGCAGCCCGCCGCGAGCCTCCCGTGCGGGACGACCGCGGCGGGGCTGCCGGTCGGCCTGCAGGTCGTCGGCGCCCGGCACGCCGACGCCCTGGTGATGAACGCCTGCCGCGCCTTCGAGACCGCCCGCCCCTGGCGGCCGTGA
- a CDS encoding D-2-hydroxyacid dehydrogenase encodes MAEVERRADVRYVRESGLAAAVSEADVVFMWDFLSGALPAAWPEGDGVRTPRWVHIASAGVDKVMFRGLTEGDTVLTNSRGVFDEPIAEYVLGLVLSFAKDLHGTVRLQGERRWRHRETERITGKHALVVGTGPIGRAIARRLSAAGLRVSGAGRTARTGDADFGTVHATGDLAAALAAADYVVLAAPLTPQTRGMIDAAALARMRPSARLINVGRGSLVVQDDLVAALRDGRIAGAALDVFEEEPLPAKSPLWELPNVIVSPHMSGDTVGWRDELVELFVENFVRWTTGRPLRNIVDKRLGYVGSGAPAAAEPSANGTSVPRTDVPDTDVP; translated from the coding sequence ATGGCGGAGGTGGAGCGCCGCGCCGACGTACGGTACGTGCGCGAATCCGGCCTCGCCGCTGCGGTTTCGGAGGCCGATGTGGTCTTCATGTGGGATTTCCTGTCCGGAGCCCTCCCCGCGGCATGGCCCGAGGGGGACGGTGTCCGGACCCCGCGCTGGGTCCACATCGCCAGCGCGGGCGTCGACAAGGTGATGTTCCGCGGACTGACCGAAGGTGACACGGTCCTCACCAACTCGCGAGGGGTGTTCGACGAGCCGATCGCAGAGTACGTCCTCGGGCTGGTGCTCTCGTTCGCGAAGGATCTGCACGGCACCGTCCGGCTGCAGGGGGAGCGGCGCTGGCGGCACCGGGAGACCGAGCGGATCACCGGCAAGCACGCGCTGGTGGTCGGCACCGGCCCGATCGGCCGCGCCATCGCGCGGCGCCTGTCGGCCGCCGGCCTGCGGGTGAGCGGCGCGGGCCGCACGGCGCGCACCGGCGACGCCGACTTCGGCACCGTGCACGCGACCGGCGACCTGGCCGCCGCGCTGGCCGCGGCCGACTACGTCGTCCTCGCGGCCCCCCTCACCCCGCAGACCCGCGGCATGATCGACGCCGCCGCGCTCGCCCGGATGCGGCCGTCGGCGCGGCTGATCAACGTGGGCCGCGGCTCGCTGGTCGTCCAGGACGACCTGGTCGCGGCGCTGCGGGACGGCCGGATCGCGGGCGCGGCGCTCGACGTGTTCGAGGAGGAGCCGCTCCCGGCGAAGTCCCCGCTGTGGGAGCTGCCGAACGTGATCGTGTCGCCGCACATGTCGGGCGACACGGTCGGCTGGCGGGACGAACTGGTCGAGCTGTTCGTGGAGAACTTCGTCCGCTGGACGACCGGGCGTCCGCTGCGCAATATCGTGGACAAGCGACTCGGCTACGTGGGGTCGGGCGCCCCGGCCGCCGCCGAGCCGAGCGCGAACGGGACGTCCGTGCCGCGCACCGATGTTCCGGACACCGACGTTCCGTGA
- a CDS encoding DUF3830 family protein codes for MTISLERRGVSCVAELLEKDAPRTCEAVWRALPQGGDAYHAKYARNEVYTMVEYFSDHEIGQENPTVTPIPGDVVLFSFPGGMLDRKFKEEKNIHELPGVIDLAIFYGRNNLLLNGDVGWVPGNVYATIVDGLDRMAEACNDVWRSGGVGERLVYRRHEG; via the coding sequence ATGACCATCTCCCTCGAGCGGCGCGGCGTCTCGTGCGTCGCCGAGCTCCTGGAGAAGGACGCGCCCCGCACCTGCGAGGCCGTTTGGCGAGCCCTGCCGCAGGGCGGCGACGCGTACCACGCCAAGTACGCGCGCAACGAGGTCTACACCATGGTCGAGTACTTCTCGGATCATGAGATCGGCCAGGAGAACCCCACCGTCACGCCCATCCCGGGCGATGTCGTCCTCTTCTCCTTCCCGGGCGGCATGCTCGACCGGAAGTTCAAGGAGGAGAAGAACATCCACGAGCTGCCCGGCGTCATCGACCTGGCGATCTTCTACGGCCGCAACAACCTGCTGCTGAACGGGGACGTCGGCTGGGTGCCGGGCAACGTGTACGCGACGATCGTCGACGGCCTCGACCGGATGGCCGAGGCGTGCAACGACGTCTGGCGCTCCGGCGGCGTCGGCGAGCGGCTCGTCTACCGCCGGCACGAGGGTTAG